One genomic region from Salinicola endophyticus encodes:
- the glgA gene encoding glycogen synthase GlgA gives MQTSLPRLRPVAPGRDRRVLFVTTEIADFIKAGGLGDVSAALPRALKPGYDVRVLMPGYRQILTAGKPIVRVAQLPASHALPACEIGRLVCDDGLIVYLVLCPSLYDRDGNAYGDDFGVGWADNDIRFARLALAAAAIVNDPALLEWQVDLLHLNDWATGLTAGYVRWLGRRYVPSVYTIHNLAYQGVFGADRLEPLGIPPSAFHIDGVEYYGQLSFMKTGLSYASHVTTVSNNYAREITTPEFGCGLDGLLAKRALEGRLSGLLNGIDDRWDPRHDTHLSPNFGINDWHGKRANTQRVRRMFGLDPSGGPLFAVVSRLVAQKGLDLTCEIADTLVGAGGQLVVIGRGEYAIEQSLVALAARYPGQIGVNIGFDEGEARQIYAGSDFLLMPSRFEPCGLSQLYAQRFGSLPIAHRTGGLADTIQDGINGLLFDEMTLEAYRATLRRAFDLFHATDLFYAMRRAAMAGRLHWRQAVVPYRRLYAELLAETTPATGSYHGSVR, from the coding sequence ATGCAGACATCCTTGCCGCGACTGCGGCCGGTCGCCCCCGGGCGCGACCGGCGTGTCCTGTTCGTCACCACCGAGATAGCCGATTTCATCAAGGCAGGTGGGCTTGGCGATGTCTCCGCGGCGCTGCCGCGTGCGCTGAAGCCTGGGTACGATGTACGCGTGCTGATGCCCGGCTACCGCCAGATTCTGACCGCCGGCAAGCCTATCGTACGGGTGGCACAGCTGCCTGCCAGTCACGCCTTGCCGGCCTGCGAAATTGGGCGCTTGGTGTGCGATGACGGGCTGATCGTCTATCTGGTGCTGTGCCCGTCGCTCTACGATCGGGACGGCAATGCCTACGGTGACGACTTCGGCGTCGGCTGGGCCGATAACGACATCCGTTTCGCGCGTCTGGCCCTGGCCGCCGCGGCGATCGTCAACGATCCGGCGCTGCTCGAGTGGCAGGTGGATCTTTTGCATCTCAACGACTGGGCCACCGGCCTCACCGCCGGCTATGTGCGCTGGCTGGGGCGGCGTTACGTGCCTTCGGTCTACACCATCCACAATCTCGCCTATCAGGGCGTGTTCGGGGCCGATCGCCTGGAGCCGCTGGGCATTCCGCCCAGCGCCTTCCACATCGATGGCGTCGAGTATTACGGTCAGCTCTCGTTCATGAAAACGGGGCTCTCCTACGCCTCCCACGTCACCACCGTCAGCAACAACTACGCCCGCGAGATCACCACGCCCGAGTTCGGCTGCGGGCTGGATGGCCTGCTCGCCAAGCGCGCGCTGGAGGGGCGGCTCAGCGGCCTGCTCAACGGTATCGACGACCGCTGGGATCCGCGCCACGATACCCATCTGTCGCCCAACTTCGGCATCAACGACTGGCACGGCAAGCGTGCCAACACCCAACGCGTGCGGCGCATGTTCGGGCTCGACCCGAGCGGCGGGCCGCTGTTCGCGGTGGTCTCCCGGCTGGTGGCCCAGAAGGGGCTCGACCTCACCTGCGAGATCGCCGACACCCTGGTCGGTGCCGGCGGACAGTTAGTCGTGATCGGGCGCGGTGAATATGCCATCGAGCAGTCCTTGGTGGCCCTGGCGGCGCGCTATCCCGGCCAGATCGGGGTCAATATCGGTTTCGACGAGGGCGAGGCGCGCCAGATCTACGCCGGCAGTGACTTCCTGCTGATGCCGTCACGCTTCGAACCCTGTGGCTTGAGCCAGCTCTACGCCCAGCGCTTCGGTTCGCTGCCGATCGCCCATCGTACCGGTGGCCTTGCCGACACCATTCAGGACGGCATCAATGGGCTGCTGTTCGACGAGATGACCCTGGAGGCGTATCGCGCCACGCTGCGCCGCGCCTTCGATCTGTTCCATGCCACCGACCTGTTCTACGCCATGCGCCGTGCCGCCATGGCCGGGCGTCTGCACTGGCGCCAGGCGGTGGTGCCTTATCGTCGGCTCTACGCCGAGCTGCTGGCGGAGACCACGCCCGCCACCGGTAGCTACCACGGCAGCGTCCGATGA
- a CDS encoding alpha amylase C-terminal domain-containing protein, whose protein sequence is MSGVDSGATSAAAAYDFGALRWWLMASMAPPPGVPDDSDWRWDDGDWMRVRGARHQGDLPLAFYCLDAAEWYASRFSPPLRWDALIQELVPYVADLGFTHVAFDAALLAEGDATIRGVVETCHIAGVGVVVSQPTGTAQSLERCRRLHVDGVYTPADEAQAGCCRLFVDDGRADVILAFRPAWQAAMSDYLARPPLSRCRHHAQWIAALTPAPKGRGLLAQLPAPTVPLGAWRQRVHGDAWQRFATLRAALGMMWALPGEKWLGMGVELGQVLAERFPEAIHWPLLFESRHAGMLRLVADLNRLYVNEPALQIRDDGDNGFEWLVPDDGHNSVVVFARHADSGHATLICVSNFQACVHQTYRFGVPEGGRWREIFNSDSVFYAGSNVGNGRSLKAGPEPSHGQAQSLTLTVPPMATLFLRHEVWHGDTP, encoded by the coding sequence ATGAGTGGCGTCGACAGCGGTGCAACGTCCGCCGCCGCGGCCTACGATTTCGGTGCTCTGCGTTGGTGGCTGATGGCGTCGATGGCGCCGCCGCCTGGCGTGCCCGACGACAGCGACTGGCGCTGGGACGACGGCGACTGGATGCGGGTGCGCGGCGCGCGCCACCAGGGAGATCTGCCGCTCGCCTTCTACTGTCTCGATGCCGCCGAGTGGTATGCCTCGCGCTTCTCGCCACCGCTGCGCTGGGACGCCCTGATCCAGGAGCTGGTGCCCTACGTGGCGGATCTCGGCTTTACCCATGTCGCCTTCGATGCGGCGCTGCTGGCCGAAGGCGACGCTACGATCCGCGGTGTGGTCGAAACCTGTCATATCGCGGGTGTCGGGGTGGTGGTGAGTCAGCCGACAGGCACGGCCCAGAGCCTCGAGCGCTGCCGTCGGCTGCACGTCGACGGCGTGTACACGCCGGCCGACGAGGCCCAGGCCGGCTGCTGCCGGCTGTTCGTCGATGACGGCCGGGCCGATGTGATCCTCGCTTTTCGGCCCGCCTGGCAGGCAGCAATGAGCGACTATCTGGCGCGTCCGCCGCTGTCGCGCTGTCGGCATCACGCCCAGTGGATCGCGGCCCTGACGCCGGCGCCCAAGGGGCGTGGTCTGCTGGCACAGCTACCGGCGCCGACGGTGCCCCTGGGCGCGTGGCGCCAGCGCGTGCATGGTGACGCCTGGCAGCGTTTCGCCACCCTGCGGGCGGCACTCGGCATGATGTGGGCGCTGCCCGGCGAGAAGTGGCTGGGGATGGGCGTCGAGCTGGGCCAGGTGCTGGCCGAGCGCTTCCCCGAGGCGATCCACTGGCCGCTGCTGTTCGAGAGCCGGCACGCCGGCATGCTGCGGCTGGTGGCCGACCTCAACCGGCTCTACGTCAACGAGCCGGCGTTGCAGATCCGCGACGACGGCGACAACGGTTTCGAGTGGCTGGTGCCCGACGATGGCCACAACAGCGTAGTGGTGTTTGCGCGGCATGCCGACAGCGGCCATGCGACGCTGATCTGTGTCAGTAATTTCCAGGCCTGCGTGCATCAGACCTATCGCTTCGGTGTCCCTGAGGGCGGCCGCTGGCGCGAGATATTCAACAGCGACAGCGTCTTCTACGCCGGTAGCAACGTGGGCAACGGACGCAGTCTCAAGGCTGGTCCCGAACCCAGCCATGGCCAGGCGCAGTCGCTGACGCTGACGGTGCCGCCAATGGCTACGCTCTTTCTACGCCATGAAGTCTGGCATGGAGACACCCCATGA
- the treZ gene encoding malto-oligosyltrehalose trehalohydrolase, with product MSAPSASSSPDARGEAFIPRYGAHCDPAGGVSFRLWAPSAVRVMLECEGRAPVAMDTAEAGEFVARLDCPVGSAYRYRVFVGDDDTGLAVPDPASRALRDGVDGWSLVVDPGAYAWQQPDWRGRPWEACVIYEVHLGAIGGMAGLERRLPALVKLGVTAIELMPLAECPGSRNWGYDGVQPYAVASYYGTPQAFQALVDTIHAHGLMVFVDVVYNHFGPDGNFLPHYAEAFFRNDVTTPWGAAIDFRRPQVRRFFIDNALMWLLDYRVDGLRFDAVHAIGDRDFLLEMAATLRARAGGGRHVHLMLENEHNQASLLGGDAYSAQWADDWHNVMHVLLTGESQGYYADFVGDATAKLATAMGEGFVFQGQATRKGEARGEPSAGLAPTAFIDFLQNHDQIGNRALGERLSQLADADALAAATLLLLLSPKIPLLFMGEEWGSRRPFLFFTDHRDALADAVREGRRREFAEFAAFQDPAQRERIPDPNAQSTFAAACLDTAEAERPEHRAQRERFTAWLGLRHAWVVPRLAGARAQRSEMIGDAAVDACWWLGDGSTLRIAINLGQAAVGLAASAPLLVASHADVAAALSVGQLPPRRCVVWLDARETTA from the coding sequence ATGAGTGCGCCATCAGCCTCGTCTTCGCCAGACGCCCGTGGCGAAGCCTTCATACCGCGCTACGGCGCCCACTGCGATCCCGCGGGTGGCGTCTCCTTCCGGCTCTGGGCGCCGAGTGCCGTGCGAGTGATGCTGGAGTGCGAGGGGCGAGCGCCGGTGGCGATGGATACAGCCGAGGCGGGGGAGTTCGTCGCCCGGCTCGACTGCCCGGTGGGCAGTGCCTACCGCTACCGGGTCTTCGTCGGCGACGACGACACCGGGCTCGCGGTGCCTGACCCCGCGTCGCGGGCGTTGCGCGATGGGGTCGACGGCTGGTCGCTGGTGGTCGACCCCGGCGCCTATGCCTGGCAGCAGCCGGACTGGCGCGGCCGCCCCTGGGAAGCGTGCGTGATCTACGAGGTTCACCTCGGTGCCATCGGCGGCATGGCCGGGCTCGAGCGGCGGCTGCCGGCGCTGGTCAAGCTCGGGGTCACGGCGATCGAGCTGATGCCGCTGGCCGAATGCCCGGGCAGCCGCAACTGGGGCTACGACGGCGTGCAGCCCTACGCCGTAGCCTCCTACTACGGTACCCCGCAGGCGTTCCAGGCGCTGGTGGACACCATCCACGCCCATGGTCTGATGGTGTTCGTCGACGTGGTCTACAACCACTTCGGGCCCGACGGCAACTTTCTGCCCCACTATGCCGAGGCGTTCTTCCGGAACGACGTGACCACGCCTTGGGGGGCGGCGATCGATTTCCGGCGCCCTCAGGTGCGCCGCTTCTTCATCGACAATGCGCTGATGTGGCTGCTCGACTATCGCGTCGACGGCCTGCGCTTCGATGCGGTACACGCCATCGGCGACCGCGACTTCCTGCTCGAGATGGCCGCGACCCTGCGGGCGCGGGCCGGCGGCGGGCGCCACGTGCATCTGATGCTGGAGAACGAGCACAACCAGGCGAGTCTGCTCGGCGGTGACGCCTACAGCGCCCAGTGGGCCGACGACTGGCACAACGTCATGCACGTACTGCTGACCGGCGAGTCGCAGGGCTACTACGCCGATTTCGTCGGCGACGCCACGGCCAAGCTCGCCACCGCGATGGGCGAGGGGTTCGTCTTCCAGGGGCAGGCCACGCGCAAGGGCGAAGCGCGCGGTGAACCCAGCGCTGGGCTGGCACCGACAGCCTTCATCGATTTTCTGCAGAATCATGACCAGATCGGCAATCGCGCCCTCGGCGAGCGCCTGAGCCAGCTGGCCGATGCCGACGCGCTCGCCGCCGCCACGCTGTTGTTGCTGCTGTCGCCCAAGATTCCGCTGCTGTTCATGGGCGAAGAGTGGGGATCACGGCGGCCTTTTCTGTTCTTCACCGACCATCGCGATGCGCTGGCCGATGCGGTGCGCGAAGGGCGGCGGCGTGAGTTCGCCGAGTTCGCTGCCTTCCAGGATCCGGCCCAGCGCGAGCGCATTCCCGACCCCAACGCCCAGAGCACTTTCGCCGCTGCCTGTCTCGACACGGCCGAGGCCGAGCGCCCCGAGCATCGCGCCCAGCGCGAGCGCTTCACAGCTTGGCTGGGCCTGCGCCACGCTTGGGTGGTGCCGCGCCTGGCCGGTGCCCGGGCGCAGCGCAGTGAGATGATCGGTGACGCCGCGGTGGATGCCTGCTGGTGGCTGGGAGACGGTAGTACCCTGCGTATTGCCATCAACCTGGGGCAGGCCGCGGTGGGTCTCGCCGCGTCGGCGCCACTGCTGGTCGCCTCGCACGCCGACGTGGCCGCGGCGCTGAGCGTGGGGCAACTGCCGCCGCGGCGCTGCGTAGTGTGGTTGGATGCCCGGGAGACCACGGCATGA
- the malQ gene encoding 4-alpha-glucanotransferase: MSARDTDDAALRTLAEAVGLILKWEASDGSHCTLDAARQREMLARLGWPAADASEVSDSLARWREQSAPYRWPVLPSLLIADADVAFPVPLVQAAGIGFTLRLESGETLGGELDAAGCLPPIDACGYHRLTLVDSRGERLTRTLAVAPARCFTPADVRAEGAAARLWGVAVQLYSLRRENDTGIGDLQALDELCAGLAEQGADAVAVSPIHALFAADPQRYSPYAPSSRLFYNVWHAAPECIFDAATVAWAAAPDRAAQDRCSQAALIDWPASVALKQAQLERLYHHVMQAEEAQHWQAQFEAFCQQGGEALERHCRFEVLQAEAQERDWRHWPSAWRDPRSAEVDAFADSHVEAVRFAAFLQWLMAAGLERVQQRACEAGMAIGLIADLAVGVDPCGSQAWSFPGELLTEFSVGAPPDAFNARGQDWGVAAFSPSGLVHSGYQGFIAMLRAGFAHAGGLRIDHILGLSRLWLIPRGEPADHGAYLRFPLDDLLRLVALESWRHRAIVIGEDLGTVEAGLRDKLASRGVLGIGVLWFERDGDDFLAASAWRQGVLATTTTHDLPTVAGWWQGRDLDWRQRLGLFGEGETRAALDAERQRDRARLAAVCGIAETAAPAAVVDAALGHIAATPTPLTLLPLEDLLALTEQPNLPGTLDEHPNWRRRLPLPVAQLVTQEALRRRLAQIQDLRGHAGSRQGVSS, encoded by the coding sequence ATGAGCGCGCGCGATACCGACGACGCTGCACTACGGACACTGGCCGAGGCAGTCGGGCTGATCCTCAAGTGGGAGGCCAGCGACGGCAGCCACTGTACGCTCGACGCCGCGCGTCAGCGTGAGATGCTGGCGCGGCTGGGGTGGCCGGCGGCAGATGCCTCCGAGGTGAGCGATAGCCTCGCCCGCTGGCGCGAGCAGAGCGCGCCCTACCGCTGGCCCGTGCTGCCGTCACTGCTGATCGCCGATGCCGATGTGGCTTTCCCGGTACCGCTCGTTCAGGCGGCAGGGATCGGCTTCACCCTGCGCCTGGAGAGCGGCGAGACGCTCGGCGGCGAGCTCGATGCGGCGGGCTGCCTGCCGCCGATCGACGCCTGCGGCTATCACCGCCTGACCCTGGTCGACAGCCGCGGCGAGCGGCTCACGCGGACTCTGGCGGTGGCGCCCGCGCGCTGCTTCACGCCCGCCGACGTGCGCGCCGAGGGGGCTGCGGCACGGCTCTGGGGCGTGGCGGTGCAGCTCTACTCGCTCCGGCGCGAAAACGATACCGGGATCGGCGACCTGCAGGCGCTCGACGAGCTGTGCGCCGGGCTTGCCGAACAGGGCGCGGATGCGGTGGCCGTCAGCCCGATCCATGCGCTGTTCGCTGCCGACCCCCAGCGTTACAGCCCCTACGCCCCCTCCAGCCGGCTGTTCTACAACGTCTGGCATGCGGCCCCCGAGTGCATTTTCGATGCCGCCACCGTGGCCTGGGCGGCAGCCCCCGATCGCGCGGCCCAGGACCGGTGCTCGCAGGCGGCGCTGATCGACTGGCCGGCCAGCGTCGCGCTCAAGCAGGCCCAGCTCGAGCGCCTCTACCATCACGTGATGCAAGCGGAGGAGGCTCAGCACTGGCAGGCGCAGTTCGAAGCCTTCTGTCAGCAAGGCGGGGAGGCGCTGGAACGCCACTGTCGCTTCGAGGTGCTCCAGGCCGAAGCCCAGGAGCGCGATTGGCGACACTGGCCGTCGGCGTGGCGCGATCCGCGTAGCGCCGAGGTGGATGCCTTCGCCGATAGCCATGTCGAGGCGGTGCGTTTTGCTGCCTTTCTGCAGTGGCTGATGGCAGCCGGGCTCGAGCGCGTGCAGCAGCGGGCGTGCGAGGCCGGCATGGCGATCGGTCTGATCGCCGATCTGGCGGTGGGGGTCGACCCCTGCGGTAGCCAGGCGTGGAGCTTTCCCGGTGAGCTGTTGACCGAGTTCAGCGTCGGTGCGCCGCCGGATGCGTTCAATGCCCGCGGCCAGGACTGGGGCGTGGCGGCCTTCTCGCCGAGTGGGCTGGTGCACTCCGGCTATCAAGGCTTCATCGCCATGCTGCGGGCCGGTTTTGCCCATGCCGGCGGCCTGCGTATCGATCATATCCTGGGGCTCTCGCGGCTGTGGCTGATCCCCCGGGGCGAACCTGCCGATCACGGCGCCTATCTGCGCTTTCCTCTCGACGACCTGCTGCGTCTGGTTGCCCTCGAATCCTGGCGCCACCGGGCGATCGTGATCGGCGAGGATCTGGGCACGGTGGAGGCGGGGTTGCGCGACAAGCTCGCCAGCCGCGGGGTATTGGGTATCGGCGTGCTCTGGTTCGAACGCGACGGCGACGATTTCCTGGCCGCCTCGGCGTGGCGTCAGGGCGTGCTGGCCACCACCACCACCCATGACCTGCCGACGGTGGCCGGATGGTGGCAGGGACGCGATCTCGACTGGCGCCAACGACTGGGGCTGTTCGGCGAGGGTGAGACCCGGGCCGCCCTCGATGCCGAGCGCCAGCGTGATCGGGCGCGGCTGGCTGCGGTCTGCGGCATTGCCGAGACGGCTGCGCCGGCCGCGGTGGTGGATGCCGCGCTCGGCCATATCGCCGCCACCCCGACCCCGCTGACACTGCTGCCGCTGGAGGACCTGCTGGCACTGACCGAGCAGCCCAATCTGCCCGGAACCCTCGATGAGCACCCCAACTGGCGCCGCCGGTTACCGCTGCCGGTGGCGCAACTGGTGACGCAGGAAGCGTTGCGCCGCCGTCTGGCGCAGATCCAAGACCTGCGCGGTCACGCCGGGTCCCGACAAGGAGTGTCATCATGA
- the treY gene encoding malto-oligosyltrehalose synthase, whose protein sequence is MRPIRATVRLQLHAGFDFAAACAQVDYYAALGVSHYYLSPILTSRPGSPHGYDGVDPTRIDPELGGEAGLAALVEALHARGMGIVADIVPNHLAIGADNPWWQDMLARGRASEFADCFDVDWGRADLDGKLLLPLLGERYVDVLAAGELTLDWSETAQRFEVRYHEHRFPIDPAHSAALFALGGAEASSPEDAEPDPIQAALAAFDSRHESGRARLHALLERQAYRLAYWRSANDALNWRRFFDITELAGVRVEDSRVFALCHDTVLGLVARGWIDGLRVDHIDGLVDPRGYARRLRERLDAIAAERGETRIPLYVEKILAGHEALHSDWGVDGTTGYEFLDVVSGVQHDPAGEAPFAALWREVSGRSGDFAAEVAVARREMLAGPLCAEFERCVAALGALARHLPATRELSEPALRRVFGALAIGYPVYRSYADRHGRPQADAADFDHALESARTRLSAADAAWLATLDDWLGGVAPETREAPEQALRLRAIATFQQLTSPLAAKAVEDTAGYRSAVLLSRNDVGCEGAHFAYPVSHLHAANRARLARFPHSLLATATHDHKRGEDVRARLAALSECQDLIPQLHELAADPRLGAAGVSGGDRLMLLQIVLAAWPLGLAAEDRDGLAAFAERVMAWQQKALREAKLHSHWLAPDVAYEEAAAAAVQRALDGGELTRELAALAAALDLPGAINGLAQCTLKLCAPGVPDLYQGTEFWDQSLVDPDNRRPVDMSARRAALGVDVTPSAAWAQWHDGAVKQALIRRLLALRAEWPALFLDGDYVPLGVTGQRAEHVIALARRSADITLVVVVPRLPRALLVASAGASLAWGDTRVELAALGLEGGGTGCLAATSAPADGLALSTHLADFPCGAWLWHATSTVATP, encoded by the coding sequence ATGAGACCGATCCGGGCTACGGTGCGGCTACAGCTGCACGCCGGGTTCGACTTCGCCGCCGCGTGCGCTCAGGTCGACTACTACGCCGCGCTCGGCGTCAGCCACTACTACCTGTCGCCGATTCTCACCTCGCGCCCCGGCTCGCCCCACGGCTACGATGGCGTCGACCCGACCCGCATCGATCCCGAGCTGGGCGGTGAGGCGGGGTTGGCGGCACTGGTGGAGGCGCTGCACGCCCGCGGCATGGGCATCGTCGCCGACATCGTGCCCAACCATCTGGCGATCGGCGCGGACAACCCCTGGTGGCAGGACATGCTCGCCCGCGGCCGCGCCAGCGAGTTCGCCGACTGCTTCGACGTCGACTGGGGCCGCGCCGATCTCGACGGCAAGCTGCTGCTGCCGTTGCTCGGCGAACGCTATGTGGACGTGCTCGCCGCGGGCGAGCTGACGCTGGACTGGTCGGAGACGGCGCAGCGTTTCGAGGTGCGCTATCACGAGCACCGCTTCCCCATCGACCCGGCTCACAGCGCGGCGCTGTTCGCCCTGGGCGGGGCCGAGGCATCCTCTCCCGAAGACGCCGAACCCGATCCGATACAGGCGGCGCTGGCGGCGTTCGACAGTCGCCACGAGAGCGGCCGCGCGCGGCTGCATGCGCTGCTCGAGCGCCAGGCCTATCGACTGGCCTACTGGCGCAGCGCCAACGATGCGCTCAACTGGCGGCGCTTTTTCGATATCACCGAGCTGGCTGGGGTGCGCGTCGAGGATTCACGCGTCTTCGCGCTGTGTCACGACACCGTGCTGGGGCTGGTGGCGCGGGGCTGGATCGACGGCCTGCGTGTCGATCATATCGATGGCCTGGTCGATCCACGCGGTTATGCGCGGCGTCTGCGCGAACGCCTGGATGCGATCGCCGCCGAGCGCGGTGAGACGCGCATCCCGCTCTACGTGGAGAAGATTCTCGCCGGGCACGAAGCGCTGCACAGCGACTGGGGTGTCGACGGCACCACCGGCTACGAGTTTCTCGACGTGGTTTCCGGCGTTCAGCACGACCCCGCGGGTGAGGCGCCGTTCGCTGCGCTGTGGCGCGAGGTGAGTGGGCGCAGCGGCGACTTCGCCGCCGAGGTCGCCGTCGCCCGCCGCGAAATGCTGGCCGGCCCGCTATGCGCGGAATTCGAGCGCTGTGTCGCCGCCCTCGGCGCCCTGGCGCGCCACCTGCCGGCGACGCGCGAGCTGAGCGAACCGGCGCTGCGCCGCGTGTTCGGCGCGCTGGCGATCGGCTATCCGGTCTATCGCAGCTACGCCGATCGCCATGGCCGCCCACAGGCCGACGCCGCCGACTTCGACCACGCTCTCGAGAGCGCCCGCACCCGGCTCAGTGCGGCCGACGCCGCCTGGCTGGCGACCCTCGACGATTGGCTCGGCGGCGTCGCCCCGGAGACACGCGAGGCGCCCGAGCAGGCGCTGCGTCTGCGCGCCATCGCCACCTTCCAGCAGCTCACCTCGCCGCTGGCGGCCAAGGCGGTGGAAGATACTGCCGGCTATCGCAGCGCGGTGCTCCTGTCGCGCAACGACGTCGGCTGCGAGGGGGCTCACTTCGCCTATCCGGTCTCGCATCTACATGCGGCCAACCGCGCGCGCCTGGCGCGCTTCCCGCACAGCCTGCTGGCCACCGCGACCCATGACCACAAGCGCGGTGAGGACGTGCGCGCGCGCCTGGCTGCGCTGAGCGAGTGTCAGGACCTGATACCACAGCTGCATGAACTCGCCGCTGACCCGCGCCTGGGCGCGGCGGGGGTCAGCGGCGGTGACCGTCTGATGCTGTTGCAGATCGTGCTGGCGGCCTGGCCCCTGGGGCTCGCGGCCGAAGACCGCGACGGCCTGGCGGCGTTTGCCGAGCGGGTGATGGCGTGGCAGCAGAAGGCGCTGCGCGAGGCCAAGCTGCACAGCCACTGGCTGGCCCCCGACGTGGCCTACGAGGAAGCCGCGGCGGCAGCGGTGCAGCGCGCCCTGGATGGCGGCGAGCTGACCCGCGAACTGGCGGCGCTGGCGGCGGCGCTCGACCTGCCCGGGGCGATCAATGGTCTGGCCCAGTGTACGCTCAAGCTGTGCGCCCCGGGGGTGCCGGATCTCTATCAGGGCACCGAGTTCTGGGACCAGTCGCTGGTCGACCCGGACAACCGGCGCCCGGTGGATATGTCCGCGCGGCGCGCGGCGCTCGGCGTCGACGTCACGCCGTCGGCGGCCTGGGCGCAGTGGCACGACGGCGCGGTCAAGCAGGCGCTGATCCGACGCTTGCTGGCACTGCGCGCCGAGTGGCCGGCGCTGTTTCTCGACGGTGACTACGTGCCTCTCGGGGTCACCGGCCAGCGCGCCGAGCATGTCATCGCGCTGGCCCGGCGCAGCGCTGACATTACGCTGGTCGTGGTGGTGCCGCGCCTGCCGCGGGCGCTGCTGGTCGCGTCCGCTGGGGCGTCTCTGGCGTGGGGAGATACTCGCGTCGAACTCGCTGCGCTGGGGCTCGAGGGGGGCGGAACTGGGTGTCTGGCCGCGACCTCCGCGCCCGCCGATGGTCTGGCGCTTTCGACCCATCTGGCGGATTTTCCCTGCGGCGCCTGGCTGTGGCACGCCACGTCGACAGTCGCGACGCCTTGA
- a CDS encoding DUF2934 domain-containing protein, whose protein sequence is MSNREQRVRMLAYRIWESEGRPEGQEARHWAMAERIVEAENAREEEQEWEPAHEESPIYEGEELPLEADEQGIDEQRLPLDDPETEALKEADTGVEVHPDQPPAKPAPRKPSAKKPAAKKPAAKPASDAGAAAKPKTPRARKPRKPDDGA, encoded by the coding sequence ATGAGCAATCGCGAGCAGAGAGTCAGAATGCTGGCCTACCGGATCTGGGAGTCGGAAGGGCGACCGGAGGGGCAGGAGGCGCGCCACTGGGCCATGGCCGAGCGCATCGTCGAGGCCGAGAACGCGCGCGAAGAAGAGCAGGAGTGGGAGCCAGCGCACGAGGAGTCGCCCATCTACGAGGGCGAGGAGCTGCCGCTCGAAGCGGACGAGCAGGGTATCGACGAGCAGCGTCTGCCGCTGGATGACCCCGAGACCGAAGCGCTGAAAGAGGCGGACACCGGCGTCGAGGTGCATCCGGACCAGCCGCCAGCGAAGCCCGCGCCGCGCAAGCCTAGCGCCAAGAAGCCCGCAGCCAAGAAGCCCGCGGCCAAGCCGGCATCCGACGCCGGTGCGGCGGCCAAGCCCAAGACGCCGCGCGCGCGCAAGCCGCGTAAGCCCGACGACGGCGCCTGA